The Georgenia sp. TF02-10 genome window below encodes:
- a CDS encoding alpha-galactosidase, with protein sequence MTSPIVHLRRDDTSVVLSLTEDRLPRILHWGRDLGPLSPDELNTLELSTRPTIGDSPVTYPQPVPVLPQLAEGWLGTPGLAGSRDGRAWAPLFLVTGAVVRDEDPDEAATLTVEAADAVSELDLTLELRLEPSGLLRMRARLRNLGAAYRVDRLELSLPVPDRADELLDLTGRWAHERVPQRHPFPLGRWERESRGGKPGLDAPTVLLAGASGFGFRSGDVWGAHLGWSGNQTLAAERTPAGSRMLRGGELLLPDELTLGTGDEVATPWFFGSWGAGLDELSGRFHRFLRARPAHPSTPRPVLVNTWEAVYFDHDLGRLLALAERSAALGAERFVVDDGWFLGRRDDTTSLGDWTVDPAVWPTGLEPLAERVRELGMDFGLWFEPEMVNLDSDLAREHPEWVFDAGHGPGLPSRYQHVLDLGHEDAYTLVRDRISELVARLGIAYIKWDHNRFLTDTGHSPDGRPGVRRQTQQVYRMMDELRAAHPGLEIESCASGGGRVDLGVLEHTDRVWDSDCNDPHERIDIQRWTTLLLPPELQGTHIGAEESHTTHRVAPLAFRAATVLWGHLGVELDLTRLDDDTFAAVRAWVDTHRELRPLLHKGTVVRADTPPETRLDGVVSQDRGAGLYQFAVLQRPAAWPPPRLRLPGLDPTRRYRVEELVVTDAVPVGQRPPWLVDGGIVLPGAVLAEHGVEAPSLDVDRSVLLKVTATDGLT encoded by the coding sequence GTGACATCCCCGATCGTTCATCTGCGACGCGACGACACCAGCGTCGTCCTCTCGCTCACCGAGGACCGGTTGCCTCGCATCCTGCACTGGGGACGCGACCTCGGACCCCTCTCACCCGACGAGCTCAACACGTTGGAGCTGTCCACTAGGCCCACCATCGGCGACAGCCCGGTGACCTACCCCCAGCCTGTGCCGGTCCTCCCGCAGCTCGCGGAGGGATGGCTCGGAACCCCCGGCCTCGCCGGCTCCCGGGACGGTCGCGCCTGGGCGCCGCTGTTCCTCGTCACCGGCGCTGTTGTGCGCGATGAGGATCCCGACGAGGCGGCGACACTGACCGTCGAGGCCGCCGACGCCGTGTCCGAGCTGGACCTGACCCTCGAGCTGCGGCTCGAGCCCAGCGGGCTGCTGCGTATGCGTGCCCGGCTGCGCAACCTCGGTGCGGCGTACCGGGTGGACCGGTTGGAGCTGTCCCTGCCGGTGCCCGACCGCGCCGACGAGCTGCTGGATCTCACCGGCCGGTGGGCGCACGAGCGGGTGCCGCAGCGGCACCCGTTCCCGCTCGGGCGGTGGGAGCGCGAGAGCCGCGGCGGCAAGCCCGGGCTGGACGCCCCCACCGTGCTGCTCGCCGGGGCGAGCGGCTTCGGGTTCCGCAGTGGCGACGTGTGGGGGGCGCACCTGGGCTGGAGCGGGAACCAGACGCTCGCGGCCGAACGCACCCCCGCGGGCTCCCGGATGCTGCGCGGCGGTGAGCTGCTGCTGCCCGACGAGCTCACCCTCGGTACCGGTGATGAGGTCGCCACCCCGTGGTTCTTCGGTTCCTGGGGAGCGGGGCTGGACGAGCTGTCCGGCCGCTTCCACCGGTTCCTGCGGGCACGGCCCGCCCATCCGTCCACGCCGCGACCGGTGCTCGTGAACACGTGGGAGGCGGTGTACTTCGACCACGATCTCGGCCGGTTGCTCGCCCTCGCCGAGCGCAGTGCCGCCCTCGGGGCCGAGCGGTTCGTCGTCGACGACGGCTGGTTCCTCGGCCGGCGCGACGACACCACTTCTCTCGGGGACTGGACCGTCGACCCCGCGGTCTGGCCGACCGGGCTCGAGCCGCTGGCCGAACGGGTGCGCGAGCTCGGCATGGACTTCGGTCTCTGGTTCGAGCCCGAGATGGTCAACCTCGACTCCGACCTCGCCCGTGAGCACCCGGAGTGGGTCTTCGACGCCGGTCACGGGCCCGGGTTGCCCTCCCGCTACCAGCACGTCCTCGACCTCGGTCACGAGGACGCCTACACGCTGGTCCGCGACCGGATCTCCGAGCTGGTCGCCCGCCTCGGTATCGCCTACATCAAGTGGGACCACAACCGGTTCCTCACCGACACCGGTCACAGCCCCGACGGGCGACCAGGGGTCAGGCGCCAGACCCAGCAGGTGTACCGGATGATGGACGAGCTGCGCGCCGCGCACCCCGGGCTGGAGATCGAGTCTTGCGCCTCCGGCGGCGGGCGCGTCGACCTCGGTGTTCTCGAGCACACCGACCGCGTCTGGGACTCGGACTGCAACGACCCGCACGAGCGCATCGACATCCAGCGCTGGACGACGCTGCTGCTGCCGCCGGAGCTGCAGGGCACCCACATCGGTGCCGAGGAGTCGCACACGACGCACCGGGTCGCGCCGCTCGCGTTCCGCGCCGCGACCGTGCTCTGGGGGCATCTCGGCGTCGAACTCGACCTCACCCGGCTCGACGACGACACGTTCGCGGCCGTCCGCGCGTGGGTGGACACCCACCGGGAGCTGAGGCCGTTGCTGCACAAGGGCACGGTCGTCCGCGCCGACACCCCGCCCGAGACCCGTCTCGACGGCGTCGTCTCCCAGGACCGCGGGGCGGGCCTGTACCAGTTCGCCGTCCTGCAGCGGCCGGCAGCCTGGCCGCCGCCCCGACTGCGCCTGCCCGGGCTCGATCCGACCCGCCGCTATCGCGTCGAGGAGCTCGTCGTGACTGACGCGGTCCCCGTCGGGCAGCGACCGCCGTGGCTTGTCGACGGCGGCATCGTCCTGCCCGGTGCGGTGCTCGCCGAGCATGGCGTGGAGGCGCCGTCCCTGGATGTCGACCGCTCGGTGCTGCTGAAGGTCACCGCGACCGACGGCCTCACATGA
- a CDS encoding AraC family transcriptional regulator gives MPRPVVADALRRPVTRRLAVTDAGYYPHASDHRMRRTRGTAEYIVIVCASGAGWVRLGQELHRVEAREALVVPATVPHEYGADDGDPWTIWWAHLGGTDVPELIGSIGVTEAKPVVAVRAVERAVALLDEVVTALERAPSPAKMLAAAGAAWKLLTQIAVDQLLPKPGDPLQRAMSYLEDRLDGSIKVPELAVLVGVSPSHLTAMFHRATGGGVLAHHTALRMARARQLLDTTDATVTEIGREIGYTDAFYFSRQFRRHHGTSPTDYRARDSAG, from the coding sequence GTGCCGCGCCCGGTCGTCGCGGACGCGCTGCGGCGACCGGTGACCAGGCGCCTGGCGGTGACGGATGCCGGCTACTACCCGCACGCGTCGGATCACCGGATGCGCCGCACGCGGGGAACCGCAGAGTACATCGTGATCGTCTGCGCCAGTGGCGCGGGCTGGGTGCGGCTCGGGCAGGAACTGCACCGGGTCGAAGCGCGCGAGGCGCTCGTCGTCCCAGCGACCGTCCCGCACGAGTACGGCGCCGACGACGGCGACCCCTGGACGATCTGGTGGGCCCACTTGGGCGGGACGGACGTCCCGGAGCTGATCGGGAGCATCGGGGTCACGGAGGCGAAGCCGGTGGTCGCCGTACGCGCCGTCGAGCGCGCCGTGGCACTCCTCGACGAGGTCGTGACCGCGCTCGAGCGCGCACCGTCACCGGCGAAGATGCTCGCCGCGGCAGGTGCGGCGTGGAAGCTGCTCACGCAGATCGCCGTCGACCAGCTCCTGCCCAAGCCGGGAGACCCGCTGCAGCGCGCCATGTCGTACCTGGAGGACCGCTTGGACGGGTCGATCAAGGTGCCAGAGCTCGCCGTGCTCGTGGGCGTGTCCCCGTCGCATCTGACGGCGATGTTCCACCGCGCCACCGGAGGGGGCGTGCTCGCGCACCACACTGCGTTGCGGATGGCGCGGGCGCGCCAGCTGCTCGACACGACGGATGCGACCGTCACCGAGATCGGGCGCGAGATCGGCTACACGGACGCGTTCTACTTCTCCCGGCAGTTCCGCCGACACCACGGTACGAGCCCGACCGACTACCGCGCCCGCGACTCCGCCGGCTGA
- a CDS encoding aldose epimerase, whose translation MSPRDDLALIRLSRQSGEYSVTAVVSRRAAALRMLRVDDVDLVEPTTRTTDPPGMAGAILAPWPNRVEGASWWLDGHEHHLAVTEPELGHANHGLLTATDFTVPERRRDAVTLHTAIAETKGYPFALDLSVSYRLREHGIAVTITVRNLGAAPAPVALGAHPYLRIGDVPTAQLRMSLDADHAWPLDERHVPVGRVARTVQDVLVSRSPRHATYESSAPGQALAHTLTAPDGRRVTLTADAAHRFTQLWITESLPADDGAREAIAIEPMTAPPNALRNGAGLRWLESGVTWTTGWSIHLSRAAPRTPAEAEPRRQPAESRAR comes from the coding sequence ATGAGCCCGCGCGACGACCTCGCGCTGATCAGGTTGTCGCGTCAGTCCGGGGAGTACTCCGTCACGGCGGTCGTCTCACGACGCGCGGCGGCGCTGCGGATGCTGCGCGTGGATGATGTCGACCTGGTCGAGCCCACGACGAGGACGACGGATCCGCCCGGGATGGCCGGTGCCATCCTCGCGCCGTGGCCCAACCGCGTCGAGGGCGCGTCCTGGTGGTTGGACGGACACGAACACCATCTGGCGGTCACCGAGCCCGAGCTCGGCCACGCCAACCACGGCCTGCTCACGGCGACAGACTTCACGGTGCCCGAACGGCGCCGGGATGCCGTCACGCTTCACACCGCCATCGCCGAGACGAAGGGGTACCCGTTCGCGCTCGACCTGTCGGTCTCCTACCGGCTGCGCGAGCACGGGATCGCCGTGACGATCACCGTGCGCAATCTCGGTGCCGCGCCCGCTCCGGTCGCCCTCGGCGCGCACCCGTACCTGCGGATCGGCGATGTGCCGACCGCGCAGCTGCGGATGAGCCTGGACGCTGACCACGCGTGGCCCCTCGACGAACGCCATGTGCCGGTCGGGCGGGTGGCCCGGACCGTGCAGGACGTGCTCGTGTCGCGCAGCCCGCGGCATGCGACCTACGAGAGCAGCGCCCCGGGCCAGGCCCTCGCGCACACCCTGACCGCCCCGGACGGTCGCCGGGTGACCCTGACTGCGGACGCCGCCCACCGTTTCACGCAGCTGTGGATCACCGAGTCCCTGCCCGCGGACGACGGGGCGCGCGAGGCGATCGCGATCGAGCCGATGACCGCGCCGCCCAACGCGCTGCGCAACGGCGCCGGACTGCGCTGGCTCGAATCCGGCGTGACGTGGACCACAGGATGGAGCATCCACCTCTCCCGCGCTGCCCCCCGCACGCCCGCGGAGGCAGAGCCCCGCCGTCAGCCGGCGGAGTCGCGGGCGCGGTAG
- a CDS encoding DUF5107 domain-containing protein encodes MHDDVTLTLPDAPEHLATRLTNGGAVAWPQPVTIRTYAVGNPDPYPLFVDRRVYQGSSGRVYPIPFIDRVDHEASPRQWQAIHLENRWIRLMVLPELGGRIHIGYDKSADYDFFYRNNVIKPALVGLAGPWISGGVEFNWPQHHRPATFLPVCTQIEEHDDGSVTVWCSDHDPFTRMRGTHGVRLHPDRAVVELVVRLHNRTSETQTFLWWANVAARVHDDYQSFFPTDVAYVADHARRAITAFPEADRPYYGFDYTRRHETGGDRIDFYRNIPVPTSYMVTGTRDDFFGGYDHAAGAGFVHVADRHIAPGKKQWTWGNAPFGHAWDRLLTDADGPYVELMAGVYTDNQPDFAWLEPGETKTFHQTWFPYQGIDVAHQANQEAAVHLDVSDHRLSAGIAVTRERPGARIQITVRDNVLYDQRVDLAPDTPWTWSTLLTDDVAASDARIVLEHDDAVILQWNPRVPVDAAEPDVAVAPLQPDEIGSVDELYLTGVHLSQYRHPTRSPIPYWQEGLRRDPGDARCNLALGADRYRHGRYTDAEAHLRRALDRLTVHNANPRDGETSYLLGLTLTRTGRLEEAFDAFAKAAWDRHWLAPASLELARIAAQTGDHATALDKVTAALAAAPDDTRAHAVHAALLRRLGQAAQATQVLDTVLSIEPLDHTCRFLRHGASALDGLDARTIIDVALDLAHSGDADNALDVLMIAGGLERTNAGEARPMAHYHRARLLDDLGRPDEAAHARAQARQAPEELCFPAGLDDHDALVAAIVADPSDGRAKSLLATLLFDAGRTAEALDLWRAAIASGPVSTVTLRNAAIATYTVDGDIDRALALYDAALEQRPDARLVYESDQLRARAHVNTGERLQLLEQHRDLVLHRDDATTGYCRLLIDSDRLDDAAAILATRRFAPWEGGEGRVLAAWEDLHLAIADRLETTGDLPRALAAVEAAINVPAHLGEARHELADTTRIYSRLSALLDALGRPQDAADARRRIQTHTAVDPILPDGTIDYFATSLPDLLLFPPKDRP; translated from the coding sequence ATGCACGATGACGTCACGCTCACGCTTCCCGACGCCCCCGAACATCTCGCCACCCGGCTGACGAACGGGGGTGCGGTGGCCTGGCCGCAGCCGGTGACGATCCGCACCTACGCTGTCGGCAACCCCGACCCGTATCCGCTGTTCGTCGACCGCCGCGTCTACCAGGGATCAAGCGGCCGGGTCTACCCGATCCCGTTCATCGACCGCGTCGACCACGAGGCGTCCCCCCGGCAGTGGCAGGCCATCCATCTGGAGAACCGGTGGATCCGCCTGATGGTGCTGCCTGAGCTCGGTGGGCGCATCCATATCGGCTACGACAAGAGCGCCGACTACGACTTCTTCTACCGCAACAACGTCATCAAGCCCGCCCTCGTCGGACTCGCCGGCCCGTGGATCTCCGGCGGCGTCGAGTTCAACTGGCCCCAGCACCACCGCCCGGCGACCTTCCTGCCGGTGTGCACGCAGATCGAGGAGCACGACGACGGCAGTGTCACGGTCTGGTGCTCCGACCACGACCCGTTCACCCGCATGCGCGGCACCCACGGCGTGCGCCTGCACCCCGACCGCGCCGTCGTGGAGCTCGTCGTGCGCCTGCACAACCGCACCAGCGAAACGCAGACGTTCCTGTGGTGGGCCAACGTCGCCGCCCGCGTGCACGACGACTACCAGTCCTTCTTCCCCACCGACGTCGCCTACGTCGCCGATCACGCCCGGCGCGCCATCACCGCCTTCCCCGAGGCCGACCGCCCGTACTACGGATTCGACTACACCCGACGGCACGAGACCGGCGGGGACCGGATCGACTTCTACCGCAACATCCCCGTGCCCACCTCCTACATGGTCACCGGCACCCGCGACGACTTCTTCGGCGGATACGACCACGCCGCCGGCGCCGGATTCGTGCACGTCGCCGACCGCCACATCGCCCCGGGCAAGAAGCAGTGGACCTGGGGCAACGCCCCCTTCGGGCACGCCTGGGATCGCCTCCTCACCGACGCCGACGGCCCCTACGTCGAACTCATGGCCGGTGTCTACACCGACAACCAGCCCGACTTCGCCTGGCTCGAACCCGGCGAGACCAAGACCTTCCACCAGACCTGGTTCCCGTATCAGGGCATCGACGTGGCGCACCAGGCCAACCAGGAGGCCGCCGTCCACCTCGACGTGAGCGACCACCGGCTCAGCGCCGGCATCGCCGTCACCCGCGAACGCCCCGGGGCGCGGATCCAGATCACCGTCCGTGACAACGTGCTCTACGACCAGCGCGTCGACCTCGCACCCGACACGCCCTGGACCTGGTCGACACTGCTCACCGACGACGTCGCGGCGTCGGACGCACGCATCGTCCTCGAACACGACGACGCCGTCATCCTGCAGTGGAACCCCCGCGTCCCGGTCGACGCCGCCGAACCGGATGTCGCCGTCGCACCGCTCCAACCCGACGAGATCGGCAGCGTCGACGAGCTCTATCTCACCGGCGTGCACCTGTCCCAGTACCGGCACCCCACCCGCTCACCGATCCCGTACTGGCAGGAGGGCCTGCGACGCGACCCCGGGGATGCGCGCTGCAACCTCGCCCTCGGCGCCGACCGATACCGCCACGGCCGGTACACGGACGCCGAAGCACACCTGCGCCGTGCCCTGGACCGGCTCACCGTGCACAACGCCAACCCCCGCGACGGAGAGACCTCCTACCTGCTCGGCCTCACCCTCACCCGCACCGGCCGGCTGGAGGAAGCGTTCGACGCGTTCGCCAAGGCCGCCTGGGACCGGCACTGGCTCGCACCAGCATCCCTCGAGCTCGCGCGCATCGCCGCCCAGACCGGCGACCACGCCACCGCCCTCGACAAGGTCACCGCGGCTCTGGCCGCCGCACCCGACGACACTCGCGCCCACGCCGTGCACGCGGCCCTGCTGCGCCGCCTCGGCCAGGCGGCGCAGGCGACCCAGGTGCTCGACACGGTCCTGAGCATCGAACCGCTCGACCACACCTGCCGCTTCCTGCGACACGGCGCCTCGGCGCTCGACGGGCTGGACGCACGGACCATCATCGACGTCGCCCTCGACCTCGCCCACTCCGGCGATGCCGACAACGCGCTGGACGTCCTCATGATCGCCGGCGGACTCGAGCGCACCAACGCCGGTGAAGCCCGACCGATGGCGCACTACCACCGCGCCCGTCTCCTGGACGACCTCGGCCGCCCGGACGAAGCGGCACATGCTCGTGCACAGGCCCGGCAGGCGCCCGAGGAGCTGTGCTTCCCCGCCGGGCTGGACGACCACGATGCGCTCGTCGCCGCGATCGTCGCCGACCCCTCAGACGGTCGCGCCAAGAGCCTCCTCGCGACGCTGCTGTTCGATGCCGGGCGCACCGCTGAGGCCCTCGACCTGTGGCGCGCGGCGATCGCCTCCGGTCCGGTGAGCACCGTGACCCTGCGCAACGCCGCGATCGCCACGTACACCGTCGACGGCGACATCGACCGTGCACTCGCCCTGTACGACGCGGCCCTCGAGCAACGACCCGACGCACGCCTGGTCTACGAGAGCGACCAGCTCCGGGCCCGCGCCCACGTCAACACCGGCGAGCGGCTCCAGCTGCTCGAGCAGCACCGGGACCTCGTCCTGCACCGCGACGACGCCACCACCGGTTACTGCCGCCTGCTCATCGACTCCGACCGCCTCGACGACGCAGCCGCCATCCTGGCCACACGCCGCTTCGCTCCCTGGGAAGGCGGCGAAGGCCGCGTGCTGGCCGCATGGGAAGACCTCCACCTCGCCATCGCCGACCGTCTCGA
- a CDS encoding carbohydrate ABC transporter permease — translation MTSISVRAAGQDRRAPNRHGEWRIHVILIIAAALMVVPFVWEILASFKTNAEVSSLPPTILPNEPSVRGYGTFFDSVPFLAQFAVSAASLVMRVVGQVLVAALAGYAFARLRFPGRNVLFVIFLLMLMVPSQLFLLGQFEIIRDVGLLNTVPALAIPGIFSAFGTFLMRQAFITMPKEYEEAARLDGAGPIRTFWSVMLPMARPMIAALAVLTSLYSWNDLLWPLIVTPTGSARPLPVGLAAMQGQFGTDYPALMAGAIICTIPLVLVFLVLQRQFFAGIASSGLKG, via the coding sequence ATGACTAGCATCAGCGTGCGCGCCGCCGGGCAGGACCGGCGCGCGCCCAACCGGCACGGGGAATGGCGCATCCATGTCATCCTCATCATCGCGGCCGCGCTCATGGTCGTGCCGTTCGTGTGGGAGATCCTCGCGTCCTTCAAGACGAACGCCGAGGTCTCCTCCCTGCCACCGACGATCCTGCCCAACGAGCCCAGCGTGCGCGGATACGGCACGTTCTTCGACTCCGTCCCGTTCCTGGCCCAGTTCGCCGTCTCGGCGGCGTCGCTCGTGATGCGTGTCGTCGGGCAGGTCCTCGTCGCGGCCCTCGCCGGCTACGCCTTCGCCCGCCTGCGCTTCCCGGGCCGGAACGTGCTGTTCGTGATCTTCCTGCTGATGCTGATGGTGCCCAGCCAGCTGTTCCTGCTCGGCCAGTTCGAGATCATCCGCGACGTCGGACTGCTCAACACCGTCCCCGCCCTCGCGATCCCGGGCATCTTCTCCGCCTTCGGGACCTTCCTCATGCGGCAGGCGTTCATCACCATGCCCAAGGAGTACGAGGAGGCCGCGCGCCTGGACGGTGCGGGCCCCATCCGCACCTTCTGGAGCGTCATGCTCCCCATGGCGCGACCGATGATCGCCGCGCTGGCCGTGCTGACGTCCCTGTACTCCTGGAACGACCTGCTCTGGCCGCTCATCGTCACCCCGACGGGAAGTGCGAGGCCGTTGCCCGTCGGGCTCGCGGCGATGCAGGGGCAGTTCGGCACCGACTACCCGGCGCTCATGGCCGGAGCCATCATCTGCACGATCCCGCTGGTCCTGGTCTTCCTCGTCCTCCAGCGGCAGTTCTTCGCCGGCATCGCCTCGAGCGGCCTGAAAGGTTGA
- a CDS encoding carbohydrate ABC transporter permease, with the protein MSTQTPESVRRPQRRRTGLSHRTEWWAFVMIAPATIGLAVLYLWPFASTFLTSFQNVPAFGPGEFTGVDNYARLLDSDAFWRALRNSGLYTGLVLLGIPIAIVLAALIQQVSRGRGIYRVLFFLPVVTLPVAVGMVWRFILNGDFGLFNWFLSLFGIPGQYWVADDRFTIYAFAVVGIWMTLGINLIILGAGLQSIPLDLYEASSLDGAGRIRQFFSITLPLLSPTIFFVMILSVISALQMFDLVFVMLGSVNNTAIDGSKTIVYLFYEAGFVQFRQGDAAAIAMVLLLIIMAATAIQFRLQKKWVVYD; encoded by the coding sequence ATGAGCACACAGACCCCAGAGTCGGTGCGGCGGCCTCAGCGCCGCCGCACCGGCCTGTCCCACCGCACCGAGTGGTGGGCGTTCGTCATGATCGCCCCCGCCACGATCGGGCTCGCGGTCCTGTACCTGTGGCCGTTCGCCTCGACCTTCCTCACGAGCTTCCAGAACGTGCCCGCCTTCGGCCCGGGCGAGTTCACCGGCGTCGACAACTACGCCCGGCTCCTGGACAGCGACGCGTTCTGGCGTGCGCTGCGCAACTCCGGCCTCTACACCGGGCTGGTGCTGCTCGGCATCCCGATCGCGATCGTCCTCGCGGCCCTGATCCAGCAGGTCTCCCGCGGGCGTGGCATCTATCGGGTGCTGTTCTTCCTGCCTGTGGTGACCCTGCCGGTCGCGGTCGGGATGGTGTGGCGGTTCATCCTCAACGGTGACTTCGGCCTGTTCAACTGGTTCCTGTCGCTCTTCGGGATCCCCGGCCAGTACTGGGTCGCCGACGACCGGTTCACGATCTACGCCTTCGCCGTGGTCGGGATCTGGATGACCCTCGGCATCAACCTCATCATCCTCGGCGCCGGCCTGCAGAGCATCCCCCTCGACCTCTACGAGGCCTCGTCGCTGGACGGCGCCGGGCGGATCCGGCAGTTCTTCTCGATCACCCTGCCGCTGCTGAGTCCCACGATCTTCTTCGTGATGATCCTGTCGGTCATCTCCGCGCTGCAGATGTTCGACCTCGTCTTCGTCATGCTCGGCAGCGTCAACAACACCGCGATCGACGGGTCCAAGACCATCGTCTACCTGTTCTACGAGGCCGGCTTTGTGCAGTTCCGCCAGGGCGATGCCGCCGCCATCGCGATGGTGCTGCTGCTGATCATCATGGCCGCCACCGCCATCCAGTTCCGCCTGCAGAAGAAGTGGGTCGTCTATGACTAG